DNA from Microbacterium sp. W4I20:
ACGCGGTGTTCGGCGAGTTCATCGTCGACCCGTCGGCGCCGACGGTGCTGGTCTACAGCCACCACGACGTCCGCCACGCGAAACCCGAGCAGTGGAAAGAGACCAAACCCTTCACGCCGGTCGTGCGCGACGGCCGCCTCTACGGCCGAGGCGCGTCAGATGCCAAGGGTCAGGCTCTCGCCCATGTGTGGGGAGCACGCGCCCACCGCGCCACTCCCGACTCGGCGCGCATCCCGCTCAACATCAAACTCCTCATCGAAGGGGAGGAAGAAATCGGGTCGCCACACCTCGCGGAGCTTCTCGACACCCAGCGGGAACGGTTCACCTGCGACGTGATCGTCTTCTCGGACACGGTGCAGTGGTCCGTGGACGTCCCCGCTCCCGTGACCTCGATGCGCGGCATCCTGACCGCCACTCTCACCGTCACCGGACCCGCGAAGGACGTGCACAGTGGCGTGGCATCGGGAGTGACCGTCAATCCGGCACTCGCCCTCGCCACGGTACTGGGCCGGCTGCAAGACCCCTCCGGTCGCATCATGTTGCCGAACTTCTATGACGACGTAGCCCCCCTCACCCCACAACGGAAAGAAGAACTGGAGGCGATCCCCTACGACGACGAAGACTGGCTCGCACGCACCGACACGCGAGTTGTCGTCGGCGAAGCAGGGTTCACCCCGAAAGAACGACTGTGGGCGCGACCCGCGATCGAGGTGATCTCCCTTCTGTCCGGTGACACCGAACTCAGTCGATCCGTGATCCCCGCCGAAGCGAGCGCCACATTGAGTATCAGAATCGCGGCGAACCAGCGGATCTCGACGGTGGCAGAGCAGTTGCGGGTATTCGTCGCACGGGAGATGCCGCGCGGTGCGGCCTACACGCTGACGGTCGACGAGGATCTCGCGCAAGAGGCATATACCTCGCCAGAAGGTCCCGTGCTGGATGCGCTGGAGCACGCGCT
Protein-coding regions in this window:
- a CDS encoding M20/M25/M40 family metallo-hydrolase; translation: MSADNTPTEQHAHDHVGAYITSHTPDMLQRLAAWVAIPSIAADPERRSDLVRSARWLAGEMRDAGFTATIFETGDSHAVFGEFIVDPSAPTVLVYSHHDVRHAKPEQWKETKPFTPVVRDGRLYGRGASDAKGQALAHVWGARAHRATPDSARIPLNIKLLIEGEEEIGSPHLAELLDTQRERFTCDVIVFSDTVQWSVDVPAPVTSMRGILTATLTVTGPAKDVHSGVASGVTVNPALALATVLGRLQDPSGRIMLPNFYDDVAPLTPQRKEELEAIPYDDEDWLARTDTRVVVGEAGFTPKERLWARPAIEVISLLSGDTELSRSVIPAEASATLSIRIAANQRISTVAEQLRVFVAREMPRGAAYTLTVDEDLAQEAYTSPEGPVLDALEHALELGYGTSAPGRVGNAGGGPADLLTQKLGAPIYFLGTGLPEDNWHADDESINIRMLSQGTAAIAHLWNTLGGILSVETPSSDPEASVGLLPTD